The Fusarium falciforme chromosome 8, complete sequence region ATTTTCGGATCTGACCGTCTTGCAGAAAATTTCTTGCCATTCGATCTTAATGCGGCGTTCACCTCGACaattgccatcatcatggcggcTACCATCGACGCATCGTTGGTAACAGATTACAACCACTGGATCCAAAAAGCCTACGCGGTTCTTGATGAGATAAGTTCACGGGGAAATACAGTAGCCTTGCACATTGGATCAGAGTTGAGACAGTTGGAGGATACATTGGAGAACCTACGGATGAAAGAGGGCCGGCTGGCCATGTCGTTTTCTGTTGGTGGACTGGACACGACGCAAGATGAAGCAGAGATTTCTATGCCTCCTCCTGAAGGTGCGTTAGGAACTGGCTTTTTGGGGGAGTCGCCCATGAATTTTGGGTTGAGTCCTGGGCAGCTGCTTGAGCTTGCGAATTCTTTGGATATTGATAGCTTCCTCGTGTCCATGGGGAGTCCAGATGATGCACGGTTATGAGACAAGTGATAACAGAAAAAGCTTTAGCACCTCGGCAGCCTGTTGGGTCTTGTATTCCAGCAAAAAGATGGCTATGCAAAAGGGTGGTTGTAAATTTGTATCAATAGAATGTAAAGAACTACAAAGCTCGGGAGAAGAGTACCAGGGTCAAGAGAAGGTGCTCCGGCAGGCTTCCATCTGGCCAAACTGGTCGCCATTAAAGACCATACTTCCAGGCCTCATCCTGACGGAAAAATGAGAGGAAAAAGTTGGGAGTGGATGTCTGCACGGTGGATTCCGTCCTCAATCCAGGAACAATCTCCGAAGAGCAGCCTCTCTTCTCAACCGCCTTTCCAGAAAGCCTATCCTtaatccatcccatccacttCATCTGACTAGCCTGGATAACAGGGAAGTGATCCATGGCGTTGTAGGTGACGTGCTCGATGCTATCCTTGAGTCTAGACTTCTGGATAAGGTTGCAGGTGTCATCGACGGCTGCTTTGACGCCCTCTTGGCGGACAACACTATCGTTGGCTCCATTTAGGACAAGAAGAGGTCCAGCGAATGTCTTTCGTCCGGCCTCAACCTTCTTGGCCCATTTCTTAGGGATGTCATCCTCGTACCACTTTGGCTGAGCCACCTCCTCTGGCTTAAGATCACCAAAGACCAGAGGAAGGAGAGGAAAGCAGCCGTCAACCTTGGCCAGAATGTTGTGCCAGCGATCGTAGGACTTGGAGGTCAATCCCGTGTAGTTGTACTCGGGATAAATCTTGCTGACAGAGTCGATCAGAGCGGTTTGGCCGAAGGTGACGGCCGCTACGATGTCGTTGTCATCGAAATAGGCGAGGTCGTCAAGGATCCTGGTGACGGGGGCGATGGCGACGGTGCCTTGGTAACCCTTGAGAGGCTTCTTGGCTTGTCTTTCGGCAAATGCCCACTGTATTATTACGAGTCAGTATCTGCAGTTTAAAGATGGTCATGGCCACTTACAGCAGCACCACCGCCTTGGGAGTGTCCCATCGCAACAAAAGGTCCCTTAGGGTCTAACAAGTCAGAAAATGCTGACCGAGCTGCCGTAACAGCATTGGCAAGATCATTGGCGTGAGCCGGAGCGGCTACCCAAGGATGGGGGATAGTGTCTCCATTGGGCAGCTCAGAGACGCCCAGACCAGCATAGTCCGGAGCTACAACAGCAATTCCTTGGAGTGCTAAAGCAAAGGGAGCCTGAAAGTGATATTGAAGTGCTCGGTAGCTGCTAGGCGCACACGGTTTGAAGGTGCCTGTGGTGCCGTGGGCCCAGGCCACCATGGGCATGGGCTGCTTCTTCGAGTTGGGGTTTGCAGGGTAGGGGCTATAAGGCCATAGAACATAGGCAGAAGCCGGAATAATTTTTCCATTGATATCTTCGGTGGTGTAGATGACTCTAGACATGGTCAAGCCACTGGGAACGAGATAGTTGGTGAGATCCGtgacctcctcggcctcaagAACAACACCAGGGCCAAGATCGGCTGAGAACTTGGAGGGGGCCTTGTAGAATTCAAAGGTTGGATCAGACTGCTGCTCCGAAATCCATTGGGCAGCGTTGAAAGTCGTGTTCTGGCATTTTTCGTCGCAGGTTGTTGAGTCGGGGAAATGATTCTCTGCGATGACGCTGGAGGCAGCTACAGCTACCAGGAGGGCGGCTTTTTTGAGAACTGGGAGAACCATGATGATTTGACTTTGAAGATGCTATTGGTGATGAGAAACTGTGACTTTGATCCGCGACGAGGCcgatttttatataatttctattcATGATTTCCCTACCCAGTATTCCATTTCCCATACGCAGATGAGGCAATCCAGACATCCGCAACAAGTCGCAGAGTTGCATTCTAACAGTCAATTCCAAATTGTCCAACACGACTCTCATGATCCATTTCTAACTCCGAGCATGAAGGTATTCCGGAGTTGATGGAGTTCAGCGACGGTCCGAGCTGAATACGCCAGAATACGCCAATACGCGCCAAACCAACGAATACGCCAGGGGCTTATATACGCTCTCTTCTCCACCCGGCCGTCGCATTCAAGTGCTTATGCCAAGCCGATTACTATGGGGACTTGCTGTTGGTAAAAATCAAGCTTCTTTTTGGGCGGATGAGAATACGCCGAAAAAGATCGGCTCGGGCCGTGAAGCCATACGCAGGCTCGCACACCTTGATGTGAGGCCCTGGATAGAAGACTTCTCGAACAATAACATCACGGGGGATTAGATGCAATCTTGGGGGCCGTTTTCTTAGTACTATGCTATTCGATCGTTGAATCTGGCCCTAATATGAATGCCGGCGGTTGAACTCTTGGTGCCAAAGAGACCTCATCTGGAAGCTGGCACAAAATACCTACGATATTGGCAGGCAGCGAATAATAGGGCAGATTCAGCCCAGACTCGAATTCAGCTTACAAAGTGAATACAACGATACTCCCTGGTTGATGATTTGGAATTTCTCAGGGCGAATCAAGGCCTCCCCACAGCCCACGATATGTTTCGTAAGCCCAAGCCTCACCGAGATGCTTCTTCCCTCCCGCAGATCCACAGTGATAATCTCCGGCGTATGCAACTCTGTTCAGGAGTGTGTGCCCCTCGAGGGCCGCGTAGGGCTGACCGAGGCTTAGTACCCCGGCCGGCGTATCGCGGGGGCTTGGCTAGGCGGGAACCACTCCAAGGTGTCATTGGTATTCAAAGACTCTTTGTAAATGTTGATCTTCATTGTAGAGTAGCGAGTCTTGAAGTATAAAGGCTGTTGATGCCACCGTTGGGAAAGAACTTCATCAACACAACCAACACTCTCAACATTCACTCACCACCACTTCCTCACCACCACTTCCTCACCACCACTTCCTCACCACCACTTCCTCACCACCACTTCCTCACCACCACTTCCTCACAAACTCAACACCTTTTAACCTTCAACCTTCAACTCTCTTCCATCCTTCAAGATGCTTTCCAAGTCCATCATCAGCGCTATTCTGGCCTGGCCCGCTCTTGTGGCTGCCGCCCCTCACAACGTTGAGGAGCGCGCTGCTCCCGAGCTTACCATTACGCAGAAGCTGCGACTGGCTGATACGTGAGTCTTTGAGGCTTTTATGATGAATATTTGGAGCAGGGCTGATAGATATTAGTGAGATCGACCGATTCAAGCTTCTCCCTGATGACAAGGACTTTGTCTTTGACTTCAACAAGCAGGACGGTCTTGCTGCTGGTGTCGCCAACGCTGTGACCTTCCCTGCCCTTGTTGGTACTGGCCAGACCTTTACTGTCGGCGAGTTTGAGCGTATGACTCCTCAACTGTTTTCTCTTTGGAATATTACTGACCATCTTTGATAGCTTGCTCCATGGCCGTTGTCCACATCCACCCCCGAGCCGCCGAACTCCAGGCCGTCATCTCCGGTCGCATCTACACCGAGATGGTCCCCGAATCCGGCGTCACCGACGCTGAGGGCAACCAGCGCGTCATCCGCAACGAGATCGGCCCCAAGATGATGACCGTCTTCTACCAAGGTTCCTTCCACACCCAGATGAACCCTGACTGCGAGCCTGCGGTTGTCGTCACCACCTTCTCCTCCGAGGACATGGGTGCTAGCTTGATTGCCAACAACCTGTTTGCTCTTAAGAACGAGACCATTGCCAACACTTTTGGTCAGAGCATTGCTGGTGAGGATATTGACAAGGTTCGGGATGCTATCCCCAAGACTATCACCTTTAAGGTTGAAGAGTGTCTTGCCAAGTGTGGCAAGACGAAGCGACAGGCTTAGATTGTCATCGAGGTTTCTCTAGTTCATGATGGCTAGGCTTCGTGGTGAATCAACTTCACCGGGGCTTACTTCATGGGCTCAGTTGGAATGCGACAGAGCTTCTTTTTAGACTTTCAGTAGACATTTATTAGGGAACGGTTCACAGTAGCAGATATAGATGTTAAGGATGGAGCTAGATAGCATTGCATTGTTAGGCTCTTGAATAAATACACTCTTGACTGCTAGAAATATCTTGACTTCCTCAGCAATGGCCCATTGTGGTAAAGTTAAGCTGGCATGGGTCAACCCAGGCTACGGCACATTTTCCCGGCAGTGGCTTGGCCATGATTCGAGATAAGGGAGTGGTGAGAGGCTCGGGTAGTGAGCCGAGTCTCCGCAGCCCGGATCAATACCCGATAATGCCTTTCTCATGCTACTGGGGATTCAAAGACGTCTTTACCATCTGACAACTCTTGAATTTGACAGTTGTATATCTCTATTTGCTTGA contains the following coding sequences:
- a CDS encoding AB hydrolase-1 domain-containing protein — encoded protein: MVLPVLKKAALLVAVAASSVIAENHFPDSTTCDEKCQNTTFNAAQWISEQQSDPTFEFYKAPSKFSADLGPGVVLEAEEVTDLTNYLVPSGLTMSRVIYTTEDINGKIIPASAYVLWPYSPYPANPNSKKQPMPMVAWAHGTTGTFKPCAPSSYRALQYHFQAPFALALQGIAVVAPDYAGLGVSELPNGDTIPHPWVAAPAHANDLANAVTAARSAFSDLLDPKGPFVAMGHSQGGGAAWAFAERQAKKPLKGYQGTVAIAPVTRILDDLAYFDDNDIVAAVTFGQTALIDSVSKIYPEYNYTGLTSKSYDRWHNILAKVDGCFPLLPLVFGDLKPEEVAQPKWYEDDIPKKWAKKVEAGRKTFAGPLLVLNGANDSVVRQEGVKAAVDDTCNLIQKSRLKDSIEHVTYNAMDHFPVIQASQMKWMGWIKDRLSGKAVEKRGCSSEIVPGLRTESTVQTSTPNFFLSFFRQDEAWKYGL
- a CDS encoding Cupin type-1 domain-containing protein, with amino-acid sequence MLSKSIISAILAWPALVAAAPHNVEERAAPELTITQKLRLADTEIDRFKLLPDDKDFVFDFNKQDGLAAGVANAVTFPALVGTGQTFTVGEFEPCSMAVVHIHPRAAELQAVISGRIYTEMVPESGVTDAEGNQRVIRNEIGPKMMTVFYQGSFHTQMNPDCEPAVVVTTFSSEDMGASLIANNLFALKNETIANTFGQSIAGEDIDKVRDAIPKTITFKVEECLAKCGKTKRQA